In Oceanobacillus sp. FSL K6-2867, one DNA window encodes the following:
- a CDS encoding MFS transporter, giving the protein MSNKPKLWTKDFIMVATSNFLLFISFYMLIVTLAIYAVDEFDASQSQAGLASSIFVLGAVLVRPVAGRIIDKVGKKNLLLVGLALFLVFMLFYFPVNNLAALLVIRFIHGFAFGISTTATSTIAADIIPIVRRGEGMGYFATSTNLAMAIGPFLGLYISQHFNNPMIFIATTVFAAVALIATVFLRVPKVDAVKDSFIGKGKGFHFSDYFEKTTIPIAILVAVVGFVYSSILSFFSAYAAEINLVDAASFFFIMYAIFLVASRPFTGRFFDAKGENSVVYPSLLLFAVGLVILSQASVGISLLIAGAVIGVGFGTFQSSAQTIAVNKASRHRIGLATSTFFVFFDFGIGVGPFLLGFVLPFIGFRGLYIAMAAIVILSIWIYYIVHGKKAAEQRRITMDSTETKIS; this is encoded by the coding sequence ATGAGTAACAAACCTAAATTATGGACGAAGGACTTTATTATGGTGGCGACGTCCAATTTTTTGCTTTTTATATCGTTTTACATGTTAATCGTCACATTAGCCATCTATGCTGTAGATGAATTCGATGCTTCTCAAAGTCAGGCAGGGCTTGCATCGAGTATTTTTGTGCTTGGCGCGGTGCTTGTCCGGCCGGTAGCGGGAAGAATTATTGATAAGGTAGGCAAAAAAAATCTATTGCTCGTTGGCCTTGCATTATTTTTAGTATTTATGCTGTTTTATTTCCCGGTAAATAATTTAGCTGCTTTATTAGTTATTCGGTTTATTCATGGATTTGCTTTTGGAATTAGCACGACAGCTACGAGTACAATTGCAGCGGACATTATCCCAATTGTAAGACGTGGCGAAGGAATGGGATACTTTGCAACAAGTACAAATTTGGCTATGGCAATTGGCCCATTCCTGGGACTATATATTAGTCAGCATTTTAATAATCCTATGATATTTATTGCTACTACCGTTTTCGCAGCTGTTGCATTGATTGCAACGGTTTTCTTGCGTGTTCCAAAAGTAGATGCAGTAAAAGATTCTTTTATCGGAAAAGGGAAAGGATTTCATTTTAGTGACTACTTTGAGAAAACCACAATTCCAATCGCTATCCTTGTAGCTGTTGTTGGATTTGTTTACTCTAGTATTTTATCCTTTTTCTCTGCATATGCAGCGGAAATCAACTTGGTAGATGCAGCGAGCTTCTTCTTTATTATGTATGCTATCTTTCTGGTAGCCTCTAGACCCTTCACAGGCCGATTTTTTGATGCAAAGGGAGAGAATAGCGTAGTTTATCCATCTCTTTTACTATTTGCGGTGGGATTAGTTATTCTCAGTCAGGCTAGTGTTGGAATTAGTCTGCTTATAGCTGGTGCCGTAATTGGTGTTGGCTTTGGGACTTTCCAATCCAGCGCTCAGACGATTGCTGTTAATAAGGCATCAAGACATCGTATTGGTCTTGCAACATCTACTTTCTTTGTATTTTTCGATTTTGGTATCGGAGTTGGACCATTCCTGTTAGGATTTGTCTTACCTTTTATTGGATTTAGAGGATTATATATAGCAATGGCTGCCATTGTGATTTTAAGCATTTGGATTTACTATATTGTTCATGGAAAAAAAGCAGCAGAACAAAGACGGATTACAATGGACAGTACGGAAACTAAAATATCTTAA
- a CDS encoding MarR family transcriptional regulator, with product MSQQFFQLNMQFTRAFRKKLNEQLVEVGLYYSQWSIVYYLKQSGSATLVEITNYLDVEKPTISRTVKRLEEQLLIERLPSEDKRERKMQLTKKGLEMYEKAYDVVNKFEHSLLEEIPETEMESAFRTIQQLRDKLK from the coding sequence TTGTCGCAGCAATTTTTTCAATTAAACATGCAATTTACAAGGGCTTTCAGGAAGAAATTAAATGAGCAGTTAGTTGAAGTTGGCTTATATTATTCCCAATGGAGTATTGTCTATTATTTAAAACAGTCTGGTTCGGCTACGCTTGTAGAGATAACAAATTATCTTGATGTAGAGAAGCCAACAATATCTCGAACCGTGAAGCGATTGGAGGAACAACTATTAATTGAACGGTTGCCGAGTGAGGATAAACGAGAGCGGAAGATGCAATTGACCAAAAAAGGCTTGGAAATGTACGAAAAGGCTTATGATGTTGTCAATAAATTTGAACACTCCTTATTAGAAGAAATACCCGAAACAGAAATGGAATCTGCATTTCGAACAATTCAGCAACTTAGAGATAAACTTAAATAA
- the queF gene encoding preQ(1) synthase, producing MKEQDLSGLTLLGNQGTAYVYEYNPEVLEAFENNHQDRDYFVKMNFPEFTTLCPMTGQPDFATLYISYIPDVKMVESKSLKLYLFSYRNHGGFHEDSVNVIMNDLIKLMDPKYIEVWGKFTPRGGISIDPYCNYGKPGTKYEQMAEHRMLNHDMYPEKVDNR from the coding sequence ATGAAAGAACAAGATTTATCAGGTCTTACTTTATTAGGGAATCAAGGAACGGCCTATGTATATGAATATAACCCAGAAGTGCTTGAGGCATTTGAAAATAATCATCAAGATCGGGATTATTTTGTAAAAATGAATTTTCCAGAGTTTACAACGTTATGCCCGATGACGGGACAACCCGATTTTGCAACGCTTTATATCAGCTACATACCTGATGTGAAAATGGTAGAGAGTAAATCTCTCAAACTATATTTATTCAGCTATCGCAACCATGGCGGCTTTCATGAGGATAGTGTAAATGTTATTATGAACGATTTAATTAAGCTGATGGATCCAAAATATATTGAAGTATGGGGGAAGTTCACGCCGCGTGGTGGTATTTCCATTGATCCATATTGCAACTACGGAAAGCCTGGTACGAAATATGAACAAATGGCAGAACACCGTATGCTGAATCATGATATGTATCCAGAAAAGGTTGATAATCGCTAA
- a CDS encoding bile acid:sodium symporter family protein, translated as MKAINFISNFANKNFALITIIIAIIAFNLPNQFSWLNSYISILLGIVMFGMGLTLKPVDFKIALTKPKPVIAGVVLQYTVMPLIAFTIAKLLDLPPELAAGIILVGCVPGGTASNVMVYLAKGNVPLSVAMTSISTMLAPIMTPAILYLLAGHWMPVNPFQMFWSIIQVIIIPIILGIIIQNFFPVAVEKSVQALPFISVVAVSGVVAAVVSGNTENIASAGILVFITVILHNISGLFLGYIIATLLRLDADTRRTISFEVGIQNAGLGVSLANTHFPTMPLTALPGAVAVVTHVINGSILATFWSRKPLKQDKLQAKEVVEMKKTV; from the coding sequence ATGAAAGCAATCAACTTTATCAGCAACTTTGCAAACAAGAATTTTGCTTTAATCACAATTATTATTGCAATCATCGCTTTTAATTTACCAAACCAGTTTTCTTGGCTCAATTCCTACATCAGTATTCTTTTGGGTATCGTTATGTTTGGAATGGGATTAACATTGAAACCAGTTGATTTCAAAATTGCTTTGACTAAACCTAAACCAGTTATTGCTGGTGTCGTGCTGCAATATACAGTCATGCCGCTAATTGCGTTTACTATTGCCAAGCTATTGGATCTGCCACCAGAATTGGCAGCAGGAATTATTCTTGTCGGATGTGTACCAGGCGGCACTGCATCAAACGTAATGGTCTACCTTGCTAAAGGGAATGTACCTTTGTCTGTTGCAATGACATCCATTTCTACAATGCTTGCGCCGATTATGACACCGGCAATTTTATATTTACTTGCAGGACATTGGATGCCCGTGAACCCATTCCAAATGTTTTGGTCGATTATTCAGGTCATTATCATTCCAATTATTCTCGGAATCATCATTCAGAATTTTTTTCCTGTGGCAGTTGAAAAAAGCGTCCAAGCCTTGCCATTTATTTCAGTTGTTGCAGTATCAGGTGTCGTGGCAGCAGTAGTTTCCGGAAATACTGAGAATATTGCCTCAGCAGGTATTCTTGTCTTTATTACGGTGATTCTGCATAATATTTCCGGATTATTTCTCGGCTATATCATTGCGACACTATTAAGGCTTGACGCTGATACAAGACGCACTATTTCATTTGAAGTAGGCATTCAAAATGCCGGTCTTGGAGTCTCACTTGCTAATACACATTTTCCAACTATGCCACTAACTGCATTGCCTGGCGCAGTAGCGGTTGTAACACACGTTATTAACGGATCGATTCTTGCGACGTTCTGGTCAAGAAAACCATTGAAGCAAGATAAATTACAGGCTAAAGAAGTAGTAGAGATGAAAAAGACAGTTTAG
- a CDS encoding zinc ribbon domain-containing protein YjdM, whose protein sequence is MNEVPNCPRCESEYTYEDGNLFVCPECAHEWTLESGKENNEDEQVIRDANGNVLKDGDTITVIKDLKIKGSSSVVKVGTKVKSIRLVDGDHDIDCKIDGFGAMKLKSEFVKKV, encoded by the coding sequence ATGAATGAAGTACCAAATTGTCCAAGGTGCGAATCGGAATATACATATGAAGATGGAAATCTATTTGTATGTCCAGAGTGTGCGCATGAATGGACTTTAGAATCAGGCAAAGAAAACAATGAAGATGAGCAAGTGATTCGAGATGCAAATGGGAATGTCTTAAAAGACGGCGATACAATCACAGTAATTAAAGACTTGAAAATAAAAGGGAGCTCATCTGTTGTGAAGGTTGGAACGAAAGTAAAGAGTATTCGCTTAGTTGATGGAGATCATGATATCGACTGTAAAATTGACGGTTTTGGAGCGATGAAATTGAAATCTGAATTTGTTAAAAAGGTTTAG